A window of the Apodemus sylvaticus chromosome 15, mApoSyl1.1, whole genome shotgun sequence genome harbors these coding sequences:
- the Map3k13 gene encoding mitogen-activated protein kinase kinase kinase 13 produces MASPQEHLSCSSLPPLPLTENKASGGRNELAAMGNHPSPKLPEDPQERGAIRSELMEITGSPISTTVLTSVSEDSRGQFENSVLQLREQDESEMTMSPGNSNAVDGEDPNGPEDIKIQFSRSGSGSGSGSGSGGFLEGLFGCLRPVWNIIGKAYSTDYKLQQQDTWEVPFEEISELQWLGSGAQGAVFLGKFRAEEVAIKKVREQNETDIKHLRKLKHPNIIAFKGVCTQAPCYCIIMEYCAHGQLYEVLRAGRKITPRLLVDWSTGIASGMNYLHLHKIIHRDLKSPNVLVTHTDAVKISDFGTSKELSDKSTKMSFAGTVAWMAPEVIRNEPVSEKVDIWSFGVVLWELLTGEIPYKDVDSSAIIWGVGSNSLHLPVPSTCPDGFKILMKQTWQSKPRNRPSFRQTLMHLDIASADVLATPQETYFKSQAEWREEVKKHFEKIKSEGTCIHRLDEELIRRRREELRHALDIREHYERKLERANNLYMELSAIMLQLEMREKELLRREQAVEKKCPGTYKRHPVRPIIHPNAMEKLMKRKGVPHKAGVQTKRPDLLRSEGIPSTEAVPTASPLSGSPKMSTASSRSRYRSKPRHRRGNSRGSHSDFAAILKTQPTQENSPHPTYLHHTQAPCASVHQHNPLQQPYQQHPPALPQSRHPRLNAHGQDIATCANNLRYFGPAAALRSPLSNHAQRQIPGSSPDLISTAMAADCWRNSELELDEDQAGPWGCCQAEPYDPCFQCRPEHSGSLDGPTTEPVGRSPDHSGSPAHNPLSGNAQGSERTETNGFNGCQSGISHQFTPPMLPQKTRPLQKSGDDSSEEEGEVDSEVEFPRRQRPHRCISSYQSYSTFSSENFSVSDGEEGNTSDHSNSPDESALRRQDRLAETLDDLLSQTPEAPIEISSHSDGLSDKECAVRRVKTQMSLGKLCAEERGYENPVQFGDSDCDSSEGECSDATVRTSKNYSSATW; encoded by the exons ATGGCCAGCCCTCAGGAGCACCTGAGCTGCTCCTCTTTGCCGCCCTTGCCCTTGACTGAGAACAAAGCCTCTGGTGGACGAAATGAGCTTGCAGCCATGGGGAACCACCCTTCACCCAAGCTCCCTGAGGACCCGCAGGAGAGGGGGGCTATACGGTCAGAGCTGATGGAGATCACAGGCAGCCCGATCTCCACCACAGTGCTGACCAGTGTAAGCGAGGATTCCAGGGGCCAGTTTGAGAACAGTGTTCTTCAGCTAAGGGAACAGGATGAGTCAGAGATGACCATGTCTCCGGGGAACAGCAACGCTGTGGATGGAGAGGACCCGAACGGACCTGAAGACATTAAGATTCAGTTCAGTCGGTcaggcagcggcagcggcagcggcagcggcagtggcGGGTTTCTCGAAGGACTGTTTGGATGCCTCAGGCCTGTGTGGAATATCATTGGGAAGGCGTATTCCACTGACTACAAACTACAACAGCAAG ATACTTGGGAAGTGCCGTTTGAGGAAATCTCAGAGCTGCAGTGGCTGGGTAGTGGAGCCCAAGGAGCTGTCTTCCTGGGCAAATTCCGAGCAGAGGAGGTGGCCATCAAGAAAGTAAGAGAACAAAATGAGACGGACATCAAGCATCTGAGGAAGCTGAAGCACCCTAACATCATTGCCTTCAA GGGCGTCTGCACCCAAGCGCCGTGCTACTGCATCATCATGGAGTACTGTGCCCACGGGCAGCTGTACGAAGTCCTGAGAGCTGGCAGGAAGATCACGCCCCGCCTGCTCGTGGACTGGTCCACGGGGATCGCCAGTGGGATGAATTACCTTCATCTCCATAAGATTATACATCGAGACCTCAAGTCGCCCAA tgttttagtGACTCACACAGATGCAGTAAAAATTTCAGACTTTGGCACATCTAAGGAACTCAGTGATAAAAGCACCAAGATGTCCTTCGCTGGCACCGTTGCGTGGATGGCACCAGAGGTGATCCGGAATGAGCCTGTCTCCGAGAAGGTCGACATATG GTCGTTTGGTGTGGTGCTTTGGGAGCTGCTGACAGGGGAGATCCCCTACAAGGATGTGGACTCTTCAGCCATCATCTGGGGTGTCGGGAGCAACAGCTTGCATCTCCCCGTTCCTTCCACTTGCCCGGATGGCTTCAAAATCCTTATGAAGCAGACATG GCAGAGTAAGCCTCGCAACCGGCCTTCCTTCCGGCAGACGCTCATGCACCTGGACATTGCGTCTGCAGATGTGCTCGCCACTCCTCAAGAGACGTACTTCAAGTCTCAG gctgaatggagagaagaagtgaaaaaacattttgagaaaatcaaaagtgAAGGGACCTGCATACACCGATTAGATGAAGAACTCATTCGCCGGCGCAGGGAGGAGCTCAG ACACGCTCTGGATATCCGGGAGCACTATGAGAGAAAGCTCGAACGGGCTAACAATCTGTACATGGAGCTGAGCGCCATCATGCTTCAGCTGGAGATGCGGGAGAAGGAGCTCCTCAG GCGAGAGCAAGCAGTGGAAAAGAAGTGCCCTGGGACCTACAAGCGCCACCCCGTCCGTCCAATCATCCACCCGAACGCCATGGAGAAACTCATGAAAAGGAAGGGTGTGCCTCACAAGGCTGGGGTGCAGACTAAGAG GCCAGACCTGTTGCGATCCGAAGGCATCCCTAGTACAGAAGCGGTTCCCACTGCATCCCCTCTGTCTGGAAGTCCCAAAATGTCCACCGCAAGCAGCAGGAGCCGGTACCGAAGTAAACCACGTCACCGCCGAGGGAACAGTAGGGGCAGCCATAGCGACTTCGCAGCCATCTTGAAAACCCAGCCCACCCAGGAAaattcaccccaccccacctaccTACACCACACTCAGGCTCCGTGTGCTTCTGTCCATCAACATAATCCTCTCCAGCAGCCATACCAGCAACACCCTCCTGCCCTGCCTCAGAGCCGCCATCCCAGACTCAATGCGCATGGGCAGGACATTGCAACCTGCGCCAATAACCTGAGGTACTTTGGCCCAGCGGCAGCCCTGCGAAGTCCACTCAGCAACCATGCTCAAAGACAGATACCTGGCTCTAGCCCCGACCTCATCTCCACAGCCATGGCGGCAGATTGCTGGAGAAATTCCGAACTTGAACTTGACGAAGACCAAGCTGGACCCTGGGGCTGTTGTCAGGCTGAACCCTATGATCCCTGTTTCCAGTGCAGGCCAGAACATTCTGGGTCTTTAGACGGTCCCACTACTGAGCCAGTGGGGAGGAGCCCAGACCATTCCGGTTCACCAGCGCACAATCCTCTTTCAGGAAATGCCCAAGGCTCTGAGAGAACGGAGACAAATGGATTCAATGGCTGTCAGTCTGGTATTTCTCATCAGTTCACACCCCCAATGCTACCTCAGAAGACACGGCCCCTTCAGAAG AGTGGAGATGACTCctcagaagaggaaggggaagtggACAGCGAAGTAGAATTTCCTCGACGACAGAG GCCTCACCGCTGCATTAGCAGTTACCAGTCATACTCAACCTTCAGCTCCGAGAACTTCTCTGTGTCTGATGGAGAGGAGGGCAACACTAGTGACCACTCCAACAGTCCTGATGAGTCCGCCCTCAGACGGCAGGACCGACTGGCAGAGACACTGGACGACCTGCTGTCCCAGACGCCCGAGGCCCCCATCGAGATCTCCTCCCACTCAGATGGACTGTCTGACAAGGAGTGTGCTGTGCGCCGCGTGAAGACACAGATGTCCCTAGGCAAGCTGTGTGCCGAGGAGCGCGGCTACGAG